A single region of the Neisseriaceae bacterium genome encodes:
- a CDS encoding DUF721 domain-containing protein has protein sequence MKQINFADNNQIIHQLIQKQKIFNQIKAKIQPLLPAHFQNHFNVVGINNNQLSIYADSGLVNNYLKMKKDEILKIIHEWQIQDIKIKVRIKYNTNTKKIPGPILSNNCRDKLLTIASTTTDEQLKKFLLSIANKYWEEG, from the coding sequence ATGAAACAAATAAATTTTGCTGACAATAATCAAATTATTCACCAACTCATTCAGAAACAAAAAATATTCAATCAAATTAAGGCTAAAATCCAACCCTTGTTGCCAGCTCATTTTCAGAATCATTTTAATGTAGTTGGTATTAATAATAATCAACTTAGCATTTACGCAGACAGCGGGCTAGTTAATAATTATCTAAAAATGAAAAAGGATGAAATCCTAAAGATTATTCATGAATGGCAAATACAAGATATAAAAATTAAAGTAAGAATTAAATATAACACTAACACAAAAAAAATTCCTGGACCTATCCTCTCTAATAACTGTCGTGACAAATTGTTAACTATTGCTAGCACAACAACTGATGAACAATTAAAAAAATTCTTGTTATCTATTGCTAATAAATATTGGGAGGAAGGATAA
- the plsX gene encoding phosphate acyltransferase PlsX, protein MVTLSVDAMGGDAGLEVTLPGCRLFLEQVSDVHLILVGDETKIKQKINQYRLPKDKICIQHASEVVQMDDSPQSALKNKKDSSMRVAINLVKSQKANAAVSAGNTGALIAISKYVLKTLPGISRPAIAKFLPGFQDQKVLALDLGANIDCTPEYLLQFALLGSELYKAMIPKNINPRIGLMNIGSEGNKGNEVTKKTFELLSRTELNFIGNVEGNDLFTGKTDIIICDAFVGNIMLKTMEGSMHFVTAVLKNEFNKNLFSKLAALASIPIFNRIKKELDPRYFNGANILGLNGIVVKSHGGTDDFGFSYALKEAYQEALTMNIETLKHFVSTQLAKISFVEDTSSS, encoded by the coding sequence ATGGTTACATTATCAGTAGATGCGATGGGTGGTGATGCCGGTTTAGAGGTAACACTACCAGGCTGTAGATTGTTTTTGGAACAAGTTTCTGATGTTCATCTTATTTTGGTAGGGGATGAAACTAAAATTAAGCAAAAAATTAATCAGTACCGGTTACCTAAAGATAAAATCTGCATTCAACACGCATCTGAAGTTGTACAAATGGATGACAGCCCTCAGTCTGCATTAAAAAACAAAAAAGACTCTTCTATGAGAGTTGCAATCAACCTAGTAAAATCACAAAAAGCAAATGCTGCTGTATCTGCAGGCAATACAGGTGCTTTGATTGCTATATCAAAATATGTATTGAAAACGCTACCAGGTATCAGTCGCCCAGCCATTGCCAAGTTTCTGCCAGGATTTCAGGATCAAAAAGTACTTGCTCTTGATTTAGGTGCTAACATAGATTGTACTCCTGAATATCTACTACAGTTCGCCCTACTTGGTTCTGAACTTTACAAAGCAATGATCCCCAAAAATATAAACCCTAGAATCGGTCTAATGAATATCGGTAGTGAAGGAAATAAGGGGAATGAAGTGACTAAAAAAACTTTTGAATTACTCTCCAGAACCGAATTAAATTTTATTGGCAATGTGGAAGGTAATGATTTATTTACAGGTAAAACAGATATCATCATATGTGACGCCTTTGTAGGAAATATTATGCTAAAAACAATGGAAGGTTCTATGCATTTTGTTACTGCAGTACTCAAAAATGAATTCAACAAGAACCTTTTTTCCAAATTAGCTGCACTAGCTTCGATACCCATATTTAATAGAATTAAAAAAGAGTTGGATCCAAGATATTTTAATGGTGCTAACATACTAGGGTTGAATGGAATTGTAGTGAAAAGTCACGGGGGAACAGATGATTTTGGTTTTTCTTACGCCCTAAAAGAAGCTTATCAAGAAGCATTAACGATGAATATAGAAACTTTAAAACACTTTGTATCCACACAATTAGCAAAAATTTCTTTTGTGGAAGATACCTCATCATCATGA
- the rpmF gene encoding 50S ribosomal protein L32 yields the protein MAVQQNKKSPSRRGMHRSHDSLKTIHLSVDSNTGEVHLPHHISPNGMYKGKKVVKK from the coding sequence ATGGCTGTTCAACAAAATAAAAAATCCCCTTCTCGTAGAGGAATGCATCGCTCTCATGACTCATTAAAAACAATTCATTTGAGCGTTGATAGCAATACTGGAGAAGTACATCTACCACATCACATTTCACCTAATGGAATGTATAAAGGTAAAAAAGTAGTAAAAAAATAA
- a CDS encoding DUF177 domain-containing protein → MKTNWVIDEVDDFTRNKKDLIFSCKISDLGKRVSSSEFLASLEENVYGKVKGTIDELMRPRLRLEVRGDIKLICQICLKPFSFHVDEKVDLIIFNNEEDLTKALNDDFNIEGIVSDNNAIDLLHLIEDQVILTIPFSPQHEDCENECLAEINKDKPNPFRVLKN, encoded by the coding sequence ATGAAAACTAACTGGGTTATTGATGAGGTTGATGATTTTACTCGTAATAAAAAAGATTTAATTTTTAGCTGTAAAATTTCGGATTTGGGTAAACGAGTATCGTCTAGTGAATTTTTAGCATCTCTTGAAGAAAATGTTTACGGCAAAGTCAAAGGGACAATAGATGAACTAATGCGACCTAGGCTCAGGTTAGAAGTACGAGGTGATATAAAACTGATTTGTCAAATATGCTTAAAGCCTTTTAGTTTTCACGTGGATGAAAAAGTTGATTTAATCATTTTCAACAATGAAGAAGATTTAACAAAAGCGTTAAATGATGATTTCAATATAGAAGGCATTGTTAGTGACAACAATGCAATTGATCTTCTGCATTTAATTGAGGATCAAGTTATTCTGACAATACCCTTTTCACCCCAACATGAAGATTGTGAAAATGAATGTCTTGCAGAAATAAATAAGGATAAACCTAACCCTTTTAGGGTATTAAAAAATTAA
- a CDS encoding septum formation inhibitor Maf (Maf; overexpression in Bacillus subtilis inhibits septation in the dividing cell) gives MSISSDMLFDTMKNNMLLILASTSKFKKRQLEQLEVDFKVEDSRVDEVILPNETPDNLSQRLSIEKAQALKFKYPNALIIGSDQVVACENKVLGKPLTEQRAIFNLNFMGDKCIDIYSGICVLNTEKSNQHVHVEKTSVKIRPLPLDLIKRYLRREPDALYCAGGIKSEGLGMILIENMYTRDPNAVIGLPMYFLVDALLKEGFRII, from the coding sequence ATGTCAATATCCAGCGATATGCTTTTTGATACAATGAAAAATAACATGCTACTAATATTAGCTTCGACTTCAAAGTTTAAGAAGAGGCAATTAGAACAACTAGAAGTTGACTTTAAAGTGGAGGACTCTAGAGTAGATGAGGTTATTTTACCGAATGAGACGCCAGATAACCTTTCTCAAAGATTATCAATTGAAAAAGCTCAAGCTCTAAAATTTAAATATCCTAATGCATTGATTATAGGGTCAGATCAAGTTGTTGCTTGTGAAAATAAAGTGTTGGGTAAACCTTTAACTGAACAAAGGGCAATATTTAACCTTAATTTTATGGGTGATAAATGTATTGATATTTATTCTGGTATTTGTGTTTTGAATACAGAGAAGAGCAATCAACATGTTCATGTTGAAAAAACAAGCGTTAAAATAAGGCCGTTACCTTTAGATTTGATTAAAAGGTATTTAAGGAGAGAACCTGATGCTTTGTATTGTGCTGGTGGGATCAAAAGTGAGGGGCTAGGTATGATACTTATTGAAAATATGTATACGAGAGATCCTAATGCAGTTATAGGGTTGCCCATGTATTTTTTAGTGGATGCTTTACTCAAAGAAGGCTTTCGTATAATATGA
- a CDS encoding tetrapyrrole methylase, whose product MEDHILYLIPSPLSDNCRLCLLPEDIELVKRLDYFVVENAKTARKHLKILGMEKSLRDLEMMVLDKNTILDKITFANFLHQGGRIGMMSEAGCPAIADPGAWLVRLAHEMNFQVVPLVGPSSILLALMGSGANGQRFVFRGYLPIDHHERELSIKEMLHRIKDFNETQLFIETPYRNQSLFEFLIEHLPDNVMMTLAINLTDYELENIQSRSIQDWKKVKLFPNISRQPCVFVLG is encoded by the coding sequence ATGGAAGATCATATACTTTACTTGATTCCAAGTCCCTTATCTGATAATTGTCGGCTGTGTCTTTTGCCAGAAGATATTGAGTTAGTCAAAAGATTAGATTATTTTGTGGTGGAAAATGCTAAGACTGCTCGTAAACATCTCAAAATTTTAGGTATGGAAAAATCATTGAGAGATTTGGAGATGATGGTTTTAGATAAGAACACAATATTAGATAAAATTACTTTTGCTAATTTCTTGCATCAGGGTGGGAGAATTGGGATGATGAGTGAGGCTGGTTGCCCAGCAATAGCTGATCCGGGCGCCTGGTTGGTGAGATTAGCACATGAAATGAATTTTCAAGTTGTCCCACTAGTTGGCCCTAGTAGTATTTTATTGGCATTGATGGGGTCTGGTGCCAATGGGCAGCGATTTGTTTTTAGAGGTTATTTACCCATAGATCACCATGAAAGAGAGTTATCTATCAAGGAAATGCTTCATCGGATAAAAGATTTTAACGAAACCCAATTATTTATTGAAACACCTTATCGAAATCAGTCATTATTTGAGTTTCTTATTGAGCATTTACCTGATAATGTAATGATGACTCTAGCAATCAATTTAACAGATTATGAATTAGAAAATATACAGAGTAGATCGATTCAAGATTGGAAAAAAGTCAAATTGTTCCCTAATATAAGTAGACAACCTTGTGTATTTGTTTTGGGTTAA
- the gap gene encoding type I glyceraldehyde-3-phosphate dehydrogenase, whose product MVLKIAINGYGRIGRQVLRAIYEYNLRDQFEIVAVNALGDTKTNAHLTRYDTTHGFFTQDIDYDDGHLYIKGDKIPFYATRDPAELPWRDLEVDLVMECTGAFTSKDRCRAHLDSGAKKVLISAPGGADVDATVVYGVNHQVLQSDMLVVSNASCTTNCLAPVAKPLHESLGIVKGLMTTIHAFTNDQVLLDVKHKDLRRARSAVTNLIPTKTGAAKALGLVLPELQGRLDGFSVRVPTMNVSLVDLSFQAARDTSIEEVNKILKQASENELKGVLGYNALSLVSSDFNHTTTASIFDETLTKVSNGDFVKVLAWYDNEWGFSCQMLNTARAMFDMPVTLFN is encoded by the coding sequence ATGGTTTTGAAAATTGCAATTAATGGTTATGGACGTATAGGAAGACAAGTTTTAAGGGCAATTTATGAATATAATTTGAGAGATCAGTTTGAAATTGTTGCTGTTAATGCATTAGGTGATACAAAAACAAATGCTCATTTGACACGATATGACACGACACATGGTTTTTTTACTCAAGATATTGATTATGATGATGGGCACTTATATATTAAGGGTGACAAAATTCCTTTTTATGCAACACGTGATCCTGCGGAGCTTCCTTGGAGAGATTTGGAAGTTGATCTGGTTATGGAGTGTACTGGTGCATTTACTAGTAAAGACAGATGTCGAGCTCATTTAGATTCAGGTGCAAAAAAGGTATTAATTTCAGCACCTGGAGGAGCAGATGTTGATGCAACTGTTGTTTATGGCGTTAATCATCAGGTTTTACAATCAGACATGTTGGTTGTTTCCAATGCATCTTGTACTACTAATTGCTTGGCTCCAGTTGCTAAACCGTTGCATGAAAGTTTAGGAATTGTCAAAGGGTTGATGACAACTATTCATGCTTTTACTAATGATCAAGTTTTATTAGATGTGAAACATAAAGATTTACGTCGAGCCAGAAGTGCTGTGACTAATTTGATTCCAACAAAAACAGGTGCAGCCAAAGCGCTTGGATTAGTCTTACCAGAATTACAAGGGAGACTGGATGGTTTTTCTGTTCGTGTCCCAACCATGAACGTTTCATTGGTTGATTTATCTTTTCAGGCAGCTAGGGATACTAGTATTGAAGAAGTTAATAAAATTTTAAAGCAGGCATCCGAAAATGAATTGAAAGGAGTGCTAGGATATAATGCCTTATCTCTTGTTTCAAGTGACTTTAATCATACAACTACTGCTTCTATTTTTGATGAGACGTTAACTAAAGTTTCAAATGGAGACTTTGTTAAAGTATTGGCTTGGTATGATAATGAGTGGGGGTTTAGTTGTCAGATGTTAAATACGGCAAGAGCTATGTTTGATATGCCAGTGACTTTATTTAATTGA
- a CDS encoding septation protein A — protein sequence MKALLDFLVLILFFGIYYITKDIFMATAVAIVGGVVQVIICWIKYKKLHGMQMLNLLIILVFGGLTLILHDENWIKWKPTVLYWTFATVLCGGLLVKRNFLQRLFGQEIQLPTLIWNRLTSAWILFFIFLGILNLWVAFTFDIDQWVTFKVFGATGLIVMFIILQGIYLYQYFPKDEVNGRK from the coding sequence ATGAAAGCTTTACTAGACTTTTTAGTTTTAATTTTATTTTTTGGAATCTACTACATTACAAAAGATATTTTTATGGCTACTGCTGTAGCCATTGTTGGTGGTGTTGTTCAGGTTATTATCTGTTGGATAAAATACAAGAAATTACATGGGATGCAAATGCTCAATTTGCTAATCATTTTGGTTTTTGGCGGGTTGACATTGATTTTACATGATGAGAACTGGATTAAATGGAAGCCAACTGTTTTATATTGGACTTTTGCAACTGTTTTATGTGGAGGATTGTTAGTAAAAAGAAACTTTTTACAGAGACTTTTTGGTCAAGAAATACAGTTACCTACTTTGATTTGGAATCGATTAACCTCTGCTTGGATATTATTTTTTATTTTTTTGGGGATATTAAACTTATGGGTTGCTTTTACTTTTGATATAGATCAATGGGTTACATTTAAAGTATTTGGAGCCACAGGATTGATTGTAATGTTTATAATATTACAGGGCATATACTTATATCAATATTTCCCCAAAGATGAAGTAAATGGGCGAAAATAA
- a CDS encoding BolA/IbaG family iron-sulfur metabolism protein, with the protein MTEQDVREILSDIDLFYWELIDNSLYHRGHTGNVNNGAHYQLILVSDDFQNLDKVQRHRLIYQKFASALKTQIHALGLKLMTIKEWRDYHN; encoded by the coding sequence ATGACAGAACAGGATGTTAGAGAAATATTATCTGATATTGATCTATTTTATTGGGAACTAATTGACAACTCCTTGTATCATAGGGGGCATACGGGAAACGTGAATAATGGTGCTCATTATCAATTAATTTTGGTGTCAGATGATTTTCAAAATTTAGATAAGGTACAAAGACATCGTTTGATATATCAAAAGTTTGCCAGTGCACTAAAAACACAGATTCATGCTCTTGGTTTAAAATTAATGACAATAAAAGAGTGGCGTGACTATCATAATTAA